From the Haemophilus parainfluenzae genome, the window AACTTGTAATACGCTCCCCTCTGCAAATTCCGTTGCCACATAATTGTCTTTTTGTTCAGAAAGAATATGGTAAATCGGTGAAGTATTGACGCTTAAAACGACATCACCTTCGCCTTTTAAGAAGGCACCATAAGACTCAGTCCAACCTTTGGTGACCGTGACAGTATGTTTAGAAAGGGTTTTCCAAGCATTTTCGACATCTGCTGCTGGATAAACTGCATTCATCCAAAGTAATAGACCACGTCCTATACTGCTTGTGCGTGGATCTTGATATAACACTTTAAGATCTTGACGCTCAACTAATTCTTTTAAGCTCTTTGGTGGATTAGTCAGTTTATTTTTGTCATAAATAAACGCATATTGCGCATAATCAAATGGTAAGAACGTGTGATTTTCCCATTTAATTGGTAAACGTAACTGGCTTAAATCCACTTTATTTGGCTCAAAAATATTGAGTTTTTGTGCATCCTCAATTTGATAACTATCTAAACCGAGCACCACATCCGCCTTAATTTTTTTACCTTCTAGACGAACA encodes:
- the thiB gene encoding thiamine ABC transporter substrate binding subunit, with translation MNKTLPILTALFTASAFAQAAPQTLDVYTYDSFSADWSAGPKVKAAFEQQFPQCKLNYVAFDNNGTLFNRVRLEGKKIKADVVLGLDSYQIEDAQKLNIFEPNKVDLSQLRLPIKWENHTFLPFDYAQYAFIYDKNKLTNPPKSLKELVERQDLKVLYQDPRTSSIGRGLLLWMNAVYPAADVENAWKTLSKHTVTVTKGWTESYGAFLKGEGDVVLSVNTSPIYHILSEQKDNYVATEFAEGSVLQVEVAAKVANRNNACADEFLGFLLSPQAQADIAKNNVMLPVVETNIESHIDALNSRAKSMRILDTTTVTSEQLKGWINQWQKALSK